The Virgibacillus phasianinus genome includes a window with the following:
- a CDS encoding SgcJ/EcaC family oxidoreductase, translated as MTSKETNEVKELYQRLIHAWNNRNANGMAQLYTNEGDMIGFDGSLVSGREEIFAHLKPIFEEHPTPPFVYKVKGIRQVSTDTAILRAIVGMVPPGETELDPSLNAHQTLVAVKEEGKWSIELFQNTPAQFHGRPELVKKMTNELSE; from the coding sequence ATGACATCAAAGGAAACAAATGAAGTAAAGGAATTATATCAGCGATTAATACATGCATGGAACAATCGGAATGCAAATGGAATGGCACAACTTTATACAAATGAAGGAGATATGATTGGATTTGATGGCAGCCTTGTAAGTGGAAGGGAAGAGATATTCGCACATCTAAAGCCAATCTTCGAGGAACATCCAACACCACCATTTGTCTATAAGGTTAAAGGCATTAGACAGGTAAGTACGGATACGGCAATATTACGCGCAATTGTTGGCATGGTTCCACCGGGAGAAACAGAACTTGACCCCAGTCTTAATGCTCATCAAACGTTAGTGGCTGTAAAAGAAGAAGGGAAATGGAGCATAGAACTCTTTCAAAATACACCAGCACAGTTTCATGGCAGACCAGAATTGGTTAAGAAAATGACAAATGAACTAAGTGAATAA
- a CDS encoding rhodanese-like domain-containing protein: MENILVIILAAVFYLLLKRIMPVVGVRHKTPAELKVKLKDKDMQFIDVRPSDAFRQDYIPGFENIPLNELSAGIQKLERGNEIVLISDNPRGMKKASAKLKRRGFRYVTTVQGGIESWQEGGN; encoded by the coding sequence TTGGAGAACATCTTAGTTATTATTTTAGCTGCAGTTTTTTATTTATTACTGAAAAGGATAATGCCGGTTGTCGGTGTAAGACATAAGACACCAGCTGAATTAAAGGTGAAATTGAAAGATAAAGATATGCAATTTATTGACGTACGCCCGTCCGATGCATTCAGGCAGGATTATATCCCCGGTTTTGAGAATATTCCATTAAATGAATTATCAGCAGGTATTCAAAAGCTTGAGAGAGGGAATGAGATTGTTCTAATTAGTGATAACCCGAGGGGAATGAAAAAGGCCAGTGCAAAATTGAAGCGACGGGGATTTAGGTATGTTACAACTGTTCAGGGTGGTATAGAGAGCTGGCAAGAAGGGGGCAATTAA
- a CDS encoding dihydrolipoyl dehydrogenase family protein encodes MKQNFDLIVIGTGPGGASVASKCASAGWSVVIVDERDYGGTCPLRGCDPKKVLVGAAELIDHNKRMQGNGIHANSEIDWTELIKFKETFTQPVPESMEKSLADAGVTTFHGTAQFVSDKEIQINGQKLTGDKFVIATGATPMPLPIDGAEHLTTSDQFLDLKQLPKHIVFVGGGYISFEFAHIAARAGAEVHIVHRSAKPLKAFDQELVNKLMEKSKEIGIDIHLNAPVKSIEKKENGYTVNSDDASWDTDMVVHGAGRVPAIKKLKLDKGSIGSGKSGVTVNKFLQSTSNERVYAIGDVADTDGPPLTPVANIDASTVISNLLKGNQKEAVYKGIPSVTFTVPKLATVGMSAESAKGLDKEININYIDTSDWFTYSRTNETHAAVKIITDKNSDRILGAHILSDEADELINFFSMAIQLDLTTKQLKGINFAYPTTASDIGSLL; translated from the coding sequence ATGAAACAAAACTTTGATTTAATCGTGATTGGGACAGGTCCAGGTGGGGCAAGCGTTGCGTCTAAGTGCGCGAGTGCAGGCTGGAGTGTGGTTATCGTGGATGAAAGAGATTACGGTGGCACTTGCCCTTTAAGGGGATGTGATCCAAAAAAGGTTCTTGTCGGGGCAGCTGAACTGATTGATCACAATAAACGTATGCAAGGAAACGGGATTCACGCAAATTCGGAAATAGATTGGACAGAGCTAATAAAATTTAAAGAGACTTTTACCCAACCAGTGCCTGAGTCTATGGAGAAAAGTTTAGCTGATGCTGGTGTGACAACTTTTCATGGGACAGCACAGTTTGTCAGTGATAAAGAGATTCAGATTAATGGGCAAAAGCTTACAGGTGATAAATTTGTAATTGCAACAGGAGCGACTCCAATGCCGCTTCCAATTGATGGCGCAGAACATCTGACAACGAGTGATCAATTTTTAGATTTGAAGCAATTGCCAAAGCACATCGTCTTTGTAGGTGGCGGCTATATTTCCTTCGAGTTTGCCCATATTGCAGCAAGGGCAGGTGCAGAAGTCCATATTGTTCATCGAAGCGCAAAACCATTAAAAGCGTTTGATCAGGAATTGGTAAACAAACTGATGGAAAAATCCAAGGAAATAGGGATTGATATTCATCTAAATGCTCCAGTAAAGTCTATTGAGAAAAAAGAAAATGGTTATACTGTTAATTCTGATGACGCATCATGGGACACTGATATGGTTGTACACGGTGCGGGTCGTGTTCCTGCGATAAAAAAGTTGAAACTGGATAAAGGCAGTATTGGCAGCGGGAAAAGTGGTGTGACAGTTAATAAATTCCTGCAAAGTACATCAAACGAACGTGTTTACGCGATTGGTGATGTAGCGGATACAGATGGACCGCCATTAACACCGGTCGCAAATATTGACGCAAGTACAGTCATCAGCAATCTTTTAAAAGGAAACCAGAAAGAAGCGGTATATAAAGGTATACCGTCTGTAACATTTACAGTTCCAAAACTTGCAACTGTTGGGATGTCGGCAGAATCCGCAAAAGGCTTGGACAAGGAAATTAATATAAATTACATTGACACTTCTGATTGGTTCACGTACAGCAGAACAAACGAAACGCATGCTGCAGTGAAAATTATTACGGATAAAAACAGTGATCGAATTCTCGGGGCGCATATTCTTAGTGATGAGGCAGATGAATTGATTAACTTCTTTTCAATGGCAATTCAGCTTGATCTAACAACTAAGCAATTGAAAGGAATTAATTTCGCTTATCCCACTACAGCATCAGACATTGGTTCACTTTTATAA
- a CDS encoding HIT family protein — protein sequence MNTANNCPLCAPFSDNQKIILQAATCYYIQKDSEQEVLEGSGLIIPKSHRQTVFDLSEQEWADTREMLQKAKQYLDETHAPEGYSVGWNTGEVGGQSIAHAHLHIIPRFKDEPFAGKGIRHWIKQPENMRR from the coding sequence ATGAATACAGCCAATAACTGTCCGCTTTGTGCACCATTTTCCGATAATCAAAAGATTATCTTGCAGGCAGCCACTTGTTACTACATACAAAAGGATTCTGAGCAAGAGGTGCTTGAAGGAAGTGGTTTAATAATCCCAAAGAGTCATAGGCAAACTGTTTTTGATTTATCGGAACAGGAATGGGCGGATACGAGAGAAATGCTGCAAAAAGCTAAGCAATATCTGGATGAAACACACGCACCTGAAGGATATAGTGTTGGCTGGAATACTGGTGAAGTTGGTGGGCAGTCGATTGCTCATGCTCATTTGCATATTATTCCAAGATTTAAAGATGAGCCTTTTGCTGGTAAAGGCATCAGACATTGGATCAAACAACCTGAAAACATGCGTCGATAA
- a CDS encoding cold-shock protein translates to MNNGTVKWFNADKGFGFIEVEGGDDVFVHFSAIQGEGFKTLEEGQSVTFDVEEGNRGPQATNVVKA, encoded by the coding sequence ATGAATAACGGTACAGTAAAATGGTTTAACGCGGACAAAGGTTTCGGTTTCATCGAAGTTGAAGGCGGAGACGACGTATTCGTACACTTCTCAGCAATCCAAGGCGAAGGATTCAAAACTTTAGAAGAAGGTCAATCTGTAACTTTCGACGTTGAAGAAGGTAACCGTGGACCACAAGCTACTAACGTTGTTAAAGCGTAA
- a CDS encoding IS1182 family transposase, translated as MFKNYNINQVVLPLDLEIKLDKNDIAYAVNDVVTQIPEEAFAAFSRETGCPAYHPQMMMKIILCAYTQSVFSGRKMEGLLKDSVRMMWLAQGYEPSYRTINRFRVHPEVKELLRQCFVQFRCQLVEEKQIDEEAIFIDGTKIEANANKFTFVWGKSVERYSANLVEKSNQMYDELLEKEILPEIERESLEELSTKELEKVVEQLDGKVEAYDKKIEASEDVSARKKLRSDRKAPKQYRKQFKDYLARKQKYQKDMEIFGERNSYSKTDHDATFMRMKDDYMKNGQLKAGYNVQAATEGQYVLAYDVFPNPTDTRTFIPFLDNIENNYFNLPKHIVADAGYGSEQNYEDVIENRKRTPLITYNQYRKEKKKKHKNNAFHTTNWEYNNEDDTFTCPNRKQLMFSHMSNRTDKYGLTRSFKVYESEDCSGCPLRSQCTKAKEGNNRRIYYNEKWEQQKEYIKQLLSEEKTGEIYGNRKIDVEPVFGFLKANLCFTRMSVRGKEKVENEIGFAFMAVNLRKYTAMKTKQPLDNQDNPTKNGSDHQKPMIRTIFKLFLASYVPASF; from the coding sequence ATGTTTAAAAATTATAACATAAATCAAGTGGTGTTGCCTTTAGATTTAGAAATAAAATTGGACAAAAATGATATTGCCTATGCAGTAAATGATGTTGTAACACAGATTCCGGAGGAAGCATTCGCTGCCTTTTCCCGTGAAACTGGATGTCCAGCCTATCACCCACAAATGATGATGAAAATTATCTTATGTGCCTACACGCAGTCGGTTTTTTCTGGAAGAAAAATGGAAGGGTTACTTAAAGATAGTGTGCGTATGATGTGGTTAGCGCAAGGTTATGAACCAAGTTATCGTACCATCAATCGTTTTCGTGTGCATCCAGAGGTGAAAGAACTACTGCGTCAATGTTTTGTGCAATTCCGTTGTCAGCTAGTGGAAGAAAAACAAATTGATGAAGAAGCGATTTTTATTGATGGAACCAAGATTGAAGCGAATGCCAATAAATTTACGTTTGTATGGGGGAAATCGGTTGAAAGGTACAGTGCTAATTTGGTGGAAAAATCCAACCAAATGTATGATGAATTATTGGAGAAAGAAATTCTTCCGGAAATCGAACGGGAAAGCCTGGAGGAACTGTCCACGAAAGAACTCGAAAAAGTAGTGGAGCAGCTGGATGGCAAGGTAGAAGCGTATGACAAGAAAATAGAAGCGAGTGAAGACGTAAGCGCACGTAAAAAACTACGGTCTGACCGTAAAGCACCAAAACAATACCGCAAACAATTCAAGGATTATTTGGCGCGAAAACAGAAATACCAAAAAGACATGGAGATCTTCGGAGAACGCAATAGTTATTCGAAGACGGATCATGATGCCACTTTTATGCGAATGAAAGATGATTATATGAAGAACGGCCAGCTGAAAGCTGGGTATAATGTGCAGGCTGCAACCGAAGGACAATATGTGCTCGCTTATGATGTATTCCCAAATCCGACAGATACTCGCACCTTCATTCCATTTCTGGATAACATAGAAAATAATTACTTTAATCTGCCAAAGCACATCGTGGCTGACGCAGGATATGGTAGTGAACAAAACTACGAAGATGTCATCGAGAATCGAAAACGCACACCGCTGATTACCTATAACCAGTATCGAAAAGAGAAGAAAAAGAAGCATAAGAATAACGCTTTCCATACAACCAATTGGGAATATAATAATGAAGACGATACGTTTACCTGTCCAAATAGAAAACAATTAATGTTCAGCCACATGTCCAATCGAACAGATAAATACGGACTAACACGATCGTTTAAAGTTTATGAGTCTGAGGACTGTTCAGGTTGTCCATTGCGTTCCCAATGCACCAAAGCGAAGGAAGGAAATAATCGAAGAATTTATTACAACGAAAAATGGGAACAACAAAAAGAATACATTAAGCAACTGCTTTCGGAAGAGAAAACTGGTGAAATTTACGGCAATCGTAAAATCGATGTGGAGCCAGTCTTTGGATTTCTGAAGGCTAATTTGTGCTTCACTCGTATGTCTGTACGAGGTAAAGAGAAAGTAGAAAATGAAATAGGATTTGCATTCATGGCGGTAAACCTGAGGAAGTACACCGCCATGAAGACAAAACAACCACTAGATAATCAAGACAATCCAACGAAAAATGGTTCTGACCATCAAAAACCGATGATCAGAACCATTTTTAAGTTATTTTTGGCTAGTTATGTCCCAGCCTCTTTTTAG
- a CDS encoding manganese-dependent inorganic pyrophosphatase — translation MVKTLIFGHKSPDTDTITAALAASYLKNKLGQDTQAVRLGEVNKETEYALDYFNVEKPELIEHVPAEIENVILVDHNEFQQSVDNIKEVKIVEVIDHHRIANFETKEPLYFRVEPVGCTATILKKMYEENNIEITKNIAGLLVSAIISDSLLLKSPTCTQEDVDAAHELAEIAGVNLDEYGLAMLQAGADLSDKSINDLITMDAKEFEMNGSKVEIAQVNAVDTSKVIDLQSELEQEINATIADKKLDLFLFVVTDILNNDSEVIALGQAKDNVEKAFNVKLENNRALLKGVVSRKKQIVTNLTDTFM, via the coding sequence ATGGTGAAAACACTTATTTTTGGACATAAAAGTCCAGATACAGACACGATAACTGCAGCACTTGCAGCGTCTTATTTGAAAAATAAACTGGGGCAGGACACTCAGGCAGTTCGTTTAGGCGAAGTTAATAAAGAAACTGAGTATGCACTTGATTATTTTAATGTTGAAAAACCAGAGCTAATCGAACACGTACCCGCTGAAATTGAGAACGTCATCTTGGTTGACCACAATGAATTCCAGCAAAGTGTCGATAATATTAAAGAAGTGAAAATTGTAGAAGTTATTGACCACCATCGTATTGCTAATTTCGAAACAAAAGAGCCTCTTTATTTCCGCGTTGAGCCGGTAGGTTGTACAGCGACAATTTTAAAGAAAATGTATGAAGAAAATAACATCGAAATCACAAAAAATATTGCCGGTTTATTGGTATCTGCAATTATTTCTGATTCACTATTGTTGAAGTCACCAACCTGTACCCAGGAAGATGTGGATGCGGCACATGAACTGGCAGAAATCGCTGGAGTAAACCTGGATGAATATGGTCTGGCAATGCTTCAGGCTGGAGCAGATTTAAGTGATAAATCAATCAATGATTTAATTACTATGGATGCGAAAGAGTTTGAAATGAACGGATCAAAAGTGGAAATTGCACAGGTGAATGCTGTTGATACTAGTAAAGTCATTGACCTTCAATCAGAATTAGAGCAGGAAATTAACGCTACTATTGCAGATAAAAAATTAGATTTATTTTTGTTTGTTGTAACTGACATTCTAAACAATGATTCAGAAGTTATTGCCCTTGGACAAGCAAAAGACAACGTCGAAAAGGCATTTAACGTGAAGCTTGAAAACAATCGGGCATTGTTAAAAGGTGTTGTATCCCGTAAAAAACAAATCGTTACCAATCTGACAGATACATTTATGTAG
- a CDS encoding FAD-dependent oxidoreductase, translated as MANKQSLQKETSSFWRSTDKLPNYNQLDKDILVDTVVAGGGIAGITTAYMLAKKGKKVALVEARQLVSGTTGYTTSKLTAQHDLIYNELIKRYNKDTAKKYYQANMEALALVKKFQSEEKIDCELEEADAYVYTETSDWEEWLEREAHAYETLGIDGELVKNMPLDLDIKSAIVMHKQAQFHPVKYLHGLLKAIEKNGGEIYEHTTVMDVENNNGLTCKTDKGYSLTCENIVFATHAPIYEPDDFYSNHLKPESSYALAVKTEKSFPGSMYINAELPKRTMRAMKVDGEDYVLVGGESHDTGDGLSSQERYEELLAYADKHFGVIEVVDHWSSHDLFSPDRIPFIGKMFADKENIYTATGFGKWGLSAATIGAEVLTDLILGKFNVYTSLFSPARELNDTDKEDESETNARTDANEATKSKDLENGQGAMIEIDGDEIGAYRDNQGELHLLDISCTHMGCGVVWNDGDHTWDCPCHGSRFNAIGEVIEGPAIEPLGKAEK; from the coding sequence ATGGCAAATAAACAATCATTGCAAAAAGAAACCTCATCATTTTGGAGAAGCACAGATAAACTTCCTAATTATAATCAGTTGGACAAAGACATCCTTGTAGATACAGTAGTGGCAGGTGGGGGCATCGCCGGGATCACAACGGCTTATATGCTTGCCAAAAAAGGTAAGAAAGTTGCCTTAGTCGAGGCAAGACAGCTTGTCAGTGGAACGACTGGCTATACTACTTCTAAATTAACAGCACAACATGATCTTATCTACAATGAATTAATCAAACGATACAATAAAGATACGGCCAAAAAGTATTACCAGGCTAATATGGAAGCATTGGCACTGGTCAAAAAATTTCAATCAGAAGAGAAAATTGATTGTGAATTGGAAGAAGCGGATGCCTATGTATACACAGAAACAAGTGACTGGGAAGAATGGCTGGAAAGAGAGGCACATGCTTATGAAACGCTTGGAATAGATGGTGAATTAGTTAAGAATATGCCGCTTGATCTTGATATCAAATCAGCAATCGTGATGCATAAACAAGCGCAATTCCATCCAGTTAAATACCTGCATGGCTTATTAAAAGCGATTGAGAAGAACGGTGGGGAAATTTACGAACACACAACTGTCATGGACGTGGAAAATAACAATGGCCTGACATGTAAAACAGACAAGGGATATAGCTTAACATGTGAAAATATTGTATTTGCAACGCACGCTCCTATCTATGAGCCGGATGACTTTTACTCAAACCATCTTAAGCCTGAAAGCTCTTATGCTTTAGCTGTGAAAACGGAAAAATCCTTTCCAGGTAGCATGTACATCAATGCAGAACTGCCAAAAAGAACAATGCGGGCAATGAAAGTTGACGGTGAAGATTACGTTCTAGTCGGCGGTGAAAGTCATGACACTGGTGACGGGCTATCAAGTCAGGAACGATATGAGGAACTACTCGCGTATGCGGATAAACATTTTGGTGTAATAGAAGTTGTTGATCATTGGTCGTCACATGATTTGTTTTCACCTGATCGAATCCCGTTTATAGGGAAAATGTTTGCTGACAAGGAAAATATTTATACGGCCACAGGCTTTGGAAAATGGGGACTATCAGCCGCAACAATCGGCGCAGAGGTATTAACTGATTTAATACTAGGTAAATTTAACGTATATACCTCCCTGTTTTCTCCTGCTAGGGAGTTAAACGATACAGATAAGGAAGATGAATCAGAAACTAATGCCAGAACTGATGCTAATGAAGCAACCAAGTCCAAGGATTTGGAAAATGGGCAAGGTGCCATGATTGAAATCGACGGTGATGAAATTGGCGCTTACCGCGATAATCAGGGGGAACTGCATCTCCTTGATATATCATGTACCCATATGGGCTGTGGCGTAGTATGGAATGACGGTGACCACACATGGGATTGTCCATGTCACGGATCCAGGTTTAACGCTATAGGTGAAGTTATTGAAGGCCCAGCAATTGAACCATTAGGAAAAGCAGAAAAATAA
- a CDS encoding NAD(P)/FAD-dependent oxidoreductase, with amino-acid sequence MTKIIVIGGGILGASTAYQLAKNGAEITIVDRADFGKATDAAAGIVCPWLSQRRNQKWYRLAKGGAKVYPEIIHSLATDGEQDTGYDQVGALSIHTSIEKLEAMRKRALKRRADAPEIGDISLLDHKQAKALFPPLEDGYQAIHVTGAARVDGGKLCMSLIRGAQKYGAQFITGDATILHEGKTITGARVNGEIIYSDIVIATNGVWMPDLLHPLGIDIDVTSQKAQLTHVQFPNMDSSDWPVIMPPNDQYILSLAGNHIVLGATHENNIGFDHRVTIGGVHEILSKALTIAPALSECTFLETRVGFRPFTPDFLPIFGAVPDFDGLLIGNGLGASGLTMGPFIGMQLAKLALQQEVDVPLEDYSAAQAIK; translated from the coding sequence ATGACAAAAATTATTGTAATTGGCGGAGGAATATTGGGTGCATCGACAGCCTATCAATTGGCTAAAAATGGCGCTGAAATAACGATTGTTGACCGCGCGGATTTCGGAAAAGCTACCGATGCTGCAGCTGGTATCGTTTGCCCATGGTTGTCGCAGCGACGAAATCAAAAGTGGTACAGATTGGCTAAAGGCGGCGCTAAAGTATATCCTGAGATAATTCACTCGCTGGCAACTGATGGCGAGCAGGACACGGGATATGACCAGGTTGGTGCATTAAGCATCCATACCTCCATTGAAAAGCTGGAAGCAATGCGAAAAAGGGCCCTGAAACGTCGCGCAGATGCACCTGAAATAGGTGATATATCCCTTCTTGACCATAAACAGGCAAAAGCTCTTTTTCCACCTCTAGAGGACGGATATCAGGCAATTCACGTTACTGGTGCCGCTCGTGTCGATGGCGGGAAGCTGTGTATGTCGCTTATTAGGGGTGCTCAAAAATATGGTGCCCAGTTTATTACTGGTGATGCCACCATTCTTCATGAAGGAAAAACAATTACTGGCGCACGAGTAAATGGAGAAATCATTTATTCTGATATTGTCATTGCAACAAATGGTGTGTGGATGCCTGACCTTCTACATCCTTTAGGAATAGATATTGACGTTACGTCACAAAAGGCACAGCTGACACATGTCCAGTTTCCAAACATGGATTCTTCCGATTGGCCCGTTATTATGCCACCAAATGACCAGTATATTTTATCATTAGCGGGTAATCACATTGTTCTTGGAGCTACCCATGAGAATAATATAGGTTTTGACCATCGTGTTACTATTGGCGGTGTGCATGAAATTTTATCAAAGGCATTAACTATTGCTCCGGCATTATCAGAATGCACATTTCTTGAAACCCGTGTAGGATTCAGACCTTTCACGCCAGATTTCCTACCAATATTTGGCGCTGTACCCGATTTTGACGGATTATTAATCGGAAATGGTTTGGGAGCATCCGGCCTAACGATGGGCCCGTTTATTGGTATGCAGCTGGCCAAACTAGCATTACAGCAAGAAGTGGATGTTCCATTAGAGGATTACTCCGCTGCACAAGCGATAAAATAG
- a CDS encoding universal stress protein translates to MFQNILLATDGSEHSLRSTDHAIELAQKFAGTIKVIYVVDGQTSKSDVLHNADKFEVERSRREKIHTVEQSLHRSAVPYTVEVLHGEPGPTIVEYANEHDFDCVVIGSRGLNNLQTFILGSVSHKVAKRVNCPVLIIK, encoded by the coding sequence TTGTTTCAAAACATTTTATTGGCGACCGATGGCTCCGAGCATTCGCTGCGATCAACAGATCATGCAATTGAACTGGCGCAAAAGTTTGCAGGCACTATTAAAGTGATTTATGTTGTAGACGGACAAACATCAAAATCTGATGTATTGCATAACGCAGATAAATTTGAAGTGGAAAGAAGCCGCCGGGAGAAAATACACACTGTGGAGCAATCGCTTCACCGTTCAGCTGTCCCATATACTGTGGAAGTCTTGCACGGGGAACCTGGACCTACGATTGTTGAATATGCGAATGAACATGATTTTGACTGTGTTGTGATTGGAAGCAGAGGACTTAATAATCTGCAGACATTCATTTTAGGCAGTGTCAGCCATAAAGTGGCTAAAAGGGTAAACTGCCCTGTCCTTATCATTAAATAG